The genomic window CCCGTAGCATCAGGATGATGTAGGCGGTCATTCCTTCGTGTATCTCGCCCTGGGCATCTTCAACATGTAACGACATCAGCGCCGCTTGCGGGTCAATGCCTTTCTCGCGTAACTGTTCGTGATGCTGGTTGAGGTCACACCAGACAACATCGCGGCCAGTCTCGCCTGCCCAGCGCTCATAGCGCATCCGGTCGCGGCGGCAGCCCGGGCAGGCAGCGTCGTAGTAAACCTTAAGGGGCGGCAAGTCAGCCATAGTCAACTCCTCAGCTAGGATGGTCGTGCCCGTAAAGCGAAGCCCCCTGGTGAGCGTGGTCGATATGTTCGAATTCCAGGCTGGAATGGCCAATACCGAAGTGCGTTTTTAGCTGCTTCTTGATATCCGCCTTGATGTTTTCCAGGTGCTGCCAGTTGGCTTCACTTACCACGACATGACAGTCAAGCGCAGCAATGTGTTCCTGCATCTGCCAGAGATGAACATGGTGGACATCTTCCACGCCATCAATGCGACGCATCAGGGCGATCACCGCCTCGCCATCGATATCAGGCGGCGAGCCGAGCATCAGAGTACGAATCGGGCCACCAATTTCACTCAGCGCCAGGTAAAGAATATATAGCGCAATACCGATGGTAATCGCCGGATCTACCCAGCGCAGGTCGTAAAGCAGAATCAGGCTACCGCCAATAATGACCGCAATCGAAGCAAACGCATCCGAGAGGTTGTGCACAAACAGGGCGCGTATATTGACACTGCCCTTCTGCATCGACCAGGTCAGCCAGGCGGTCAGCGCATCCACAAACAGAGCAACGCCGCCGATAATCACAATCGCCCAACCCTGGATTTCCGGCGGGTCAATCAGGCGCATCACGCCTTCGTAGATCAGAAAGGCACCGATAAGAATCAGCGTGGTGTAGTTGATCAGCGCCGCAACAATCTCGATGCGGCCATAGCCAAAGGTCATCTGAGCATCTGCCGGGCGGCGGGCAATCTTGCGGGCGGCAAAGGCAATCACCAGCGCCGCCATATCCGAGAAATTGTGCAGCGCATCTGCAATCAGCGCCAGACTGCCTGACAGCGCGCCACCCACCAGTTGCGCCAAGGTCAACAACCCGTTTGCCCAAATGGCAATGCTGACCCGCCGGTCACCGGACTCTGGATTCAGGTGGTGATGGTGATGATGTTCCATTTGACACACCTTTATTGTTGAAGCGAACAAGCCATAAGGCCTATTGAGATATTAAGTTAAACGAATGACAAACAGTATGACCAAATGTTACAAGTCTATTCACATATTCCTATACAAAAAGTGTACGAATAGGTATCTTTGGACGCCCGATGGGCTTGCCATTCACTGATCAGGAGATACTCAATGCTGCGCTTCCCCCGTCTGAAAGTTCGCAACCGCTTATTTGTCGGTTTTGGCGCGCTTCTTGTCATGTTCAGTTTGCTGACGGCAGTGGGCATTGATCGTGTCAACACCATCGATGATCGTCTGTATGCGATTAACGATATCAACGGTCAGATGATGCGTCATGCGATCAACTTCCGCGGCAGCGTTCATGATCGCGCCATCGCATTACGTGATATTACCCTGGTCAGTGACACGAGCGATGTTGACAGCCTGGTCAACCTGTATGAGCAACTTGCCGATAACTACCGCCAGGCCGAACGCAGCCTGGAAGCCATGATTGAGAACCATGCCGATACAGTCACTGAAGAAGAAAGCGCCATGCTGGCGGATATCGCCCGCCGTGCGCAAGCTGGCCGGGAGTTTGCCCGCAACATTATCAACGACCGGCGTGATGGCGACTTTATCAATGCGCGCGAAACCGTGGTGGGTGAAGGCGGCGATGCCTTTGCAGAATGGCTGAACAGTATTAATACCTTTATCGATTACCAGGAAGCCAATACCGCCGCCGATACAGCGGTTGCCCGTGATGTTGCCGAAGGTTTCGGACGCCTGATGATTCTGCTGACCTTGGCGGCCATATTACTGAGTATCGCCATTGCCTGGTTCATTGCCCGCAAGATTGTTCGCGACCTCGGTGCCGAACCGCGTGAAGTACGCGCCTTTGCTCAAGCCGTTGGGCGCGGGGACCTGACCGCCAAACCAACCCTGGCCCCTGGTGATAACACCAGTATCATGGCCGCCCTGGCTGGCATGGTGGATCATCTCCGCGAACTGGTGACCCAAGTACAGCACTCGGCGGAAACGGTCGCGGTCAACAGCCGCCAGATGGCTGAAGGCAATGGCCACCTGGCATCCAGCATGGAGCAGCAGGCCAGCGCCCTGGCACAGACCGCATCTGCCATGGAGGAGTTGCACAGCACCGTCGAGCAGAATGCCAGTAACTCCATGCAGGCCAATAACGAAGCAGAAAGTGCTGCCTCTACCGCCAAGCACGGTGGCGACTCTGTTTTCCAGATGACCGAGATAATGAAGGACCTGAGCGAAAGCTCACAGGAAATCTCCGGTATTATCTCCACCATCGACGCCATTGCCTTTCAGACCAACATCCTGGCGCTGAATGCCTCGGTGGAAGCGGCGAGAGCAGGCGAACACGGGCGCGGGTTTGCGGTGGTTGCCCAGGAAGTGCGCAAGCTGGCCCAACGCAGCGCAGACGCGGCCAGTGAAATCAAGACCCGTATTAACGCCAACCTGGAGCGTGTCAAACACGGCGATAGCCAAGCCGAAGATGCCCGGCAATCGACCGAAGAAATTGTTGCCGCGATTGAACGGGTCACCGCCATCATGAATGAAATCAGCCATGCCAGCGCGGAACAGAGCAAAGGTGTGGGTGAGGTGAACGAGGCGGTGACTGATATGGATCGCGTCACCCAGCGCAATACGCTCAATATTCAGGAAAGCGCTGAATCAGCTGGCCAGCTGGAAGAACACGCCCGTGACCTGCTGCATGCTATTAGAGCCTTCAAGCTACCCGATAGTGAAAAACACAGCACGGCGCTATTGCCCCATCAGCGCAACTGATCGCTGTCGCTGCAGACTGAAAACCCAGTGACGCCACCGAGGAGAAATATCCGCTGCATGTACATGTGGCGGCTCTGTTATTCTCTGCATTACTGTTTGGTGGAATGACACTTTACGCGTTCAGTTTTGCAGCGTTTTTGCTAACCATTATCCAGCGTTAGCAGGTAATCAATCACCTCCTGCGCCTCTTCAGAGAACCAATCGGCACTCCCCGTCAATCGGGCCACCTCACGTCCATTGGGGTCGATCAGCACTGTCGTCGGCAAGCCAAGTACCGCCAGATCTTGGGCGATGGCACTGTCCGGGCTGCGGTAACTCGGCAGCCGACGGATGCCGGTCTCGTCCATAAAGCGCTCGATCTCACCTGGGTCATGCTGGCCAGAAGCAATGGTGACTACCTCAAAAGACCTATCTGCGTAGGCGTTGGCCAGTCGATCCAGAGCAGGCATTTCCTCACGGCAGGGGGCGCACCAGGTCGCCCAGAGGTTCACCAGCCGCCAGTGTCCATCCAGTGACTCGAGGGTCAGTTCGCGCCCATCAGCGGTCTTGAACGGTGTCTGCTTGGGTGCCAAGCGTGGTGGCTCAGTGAGCTTTAAGGCGCGCATTTCGCCCTGCAACAGGTGGAGCGGAATCCCCTCACTCGCGGTAGATTCAGCAGCCTTTGCCAACGGCCCAGTCGTCCATTGAACAAGCATCAGCATACCTAGCAAAAAACTTGTCGCTTTGGTCAGGTGTTGGGTATTAAACGGCATTAATGTGCGTGTCCTGCATGGCTATGCTGGCGGGCGCTCGCACTTTCGACTTCAACATCTAGTTCCAACCTGCCAGCATCAGTGTCAAGGTGAACATCAAAATGCTCGCCTTCTTCCAGGGCTTTGGAGAGGCCCTCTAGCTGGATAGACAATCCATTGGGCGAGAGCACTAAAGTGCTGGAGGGGTCCAAAGGCATAGCCTCGATCGGCGCATGCTGAGGCTCCCCATCTACCAAACGGAACCCGGTTAACTGCGCCGTTTGTGCGATTTCGGCATGCGCACCGGTCAGGATGATGGTATCGGTGCCGGTATTTTCCAGTTCCACGTAGATGTGCGCGTCCCTGTCACGAGTAGCGTTAGTCCAGGCGTGCAGAGCGCGCAGGTTGGCAAGTTCGCTAACGTGCTTGGCATCATCGTCATGGCTGTCATCGTGGCCGTGATCATCCGCGTGTTGTTCGTCATGGTGATCGGTGTCGCCTTGTTCATGGCCGCCGGCGAAGGCCGTGACAGCCATCAATCCCGCGACCAGCAACAGGGAAGTGATAAGGGTTTTGAAAGACACAGTAGTTACACAAGGCTTAATCATCAGGGTATCTCCGCTATTAGCTTCTTAGATGGGTAACAGTGGGTTGGCGCAAGACCGCCAGCGCCGGGAGCATGGCCAGGGCCAGGGTAATGCCGGCGAAGGCAGCGGCCAGGCGAATTTCCTGCCAGCCAAGACGCGCCTCGACCAGAATGTCAGTGCGCTGAGTAATCAAGGCCGACAGGACGCTGGCAGCACCTTGACCTACCCCTAGTCCCAGCAGGGTGCCGCCTAGAATCAGCACCGCACAGTAGCCCCACACCACCGCCATCAAAAAGCGGTTGGGGGCACCCAAAGCGCGCAGCAGCGCCATCTGACGGGCAAACAAACGGGACAGAATCAATAGCGCCAGCAGCACGCTGGCGGCGACCAGCATCTGGGTCACCAGCGTGGTGATCGACATCGCCTGACGCACATCGCCCATCACCCGATACAGGTCGGTCAACACGGTCGCCGGGAAGAACGCCATGGTGTTTTCGTTGCGGCTGAACTCTGAGCGCAGTGCATAATTGGCCCATAGCTCTTCGGCCTTGACGATAATCGCCGGGGTGCCTGGGAAGTAATCCGCATCAAAGGGCGGGCCCAGCTGGTCACGTCGCTCGGGCGCATGGCCGTTGGCCAGCCCATGAACCTCCCAGACGGCCTCGACCGGCACCAGAATGGCACGGTCCCAGGGCGAGCCAGTGCGCGGCATGCGCCCCACCACCTCGAAATGTGCGTCATGCGAGTCAGCTTCCAGGCCAGCCTCTTCGCCCACCCCGTGAGACGGCTGGAAAGTGTCGCCGATGGCCAGCTCCGCTGCTGCCCCGACTACCGCTTCATAGGTCGTCTCCCAGAGCCTGCCTTCAACGCTGTCATCGGTCAGGTGGCGGGTGAATTCCGCCGTGGTGCCGACAATCGGCGAACGCTGGTAACTGTCGCCAAAGGCCAGTGGCGCGGCAATCTCGACCCGCTCATGGCGTGCAATCTGCTGATAGGTCGGGCCATCGAGCAGGCCGACATCGCTTGGCTGGAGGTAGACGGCGGCCAGCATCATGGTCATTTCGCTGCCAGGTGGGGTCACCAGCAGGTCAAACTTGTCAGCGGCCTTGGCGCTGCCCTGACGAAGCCCCCGCTCCTGAGCGATCAAGGCGCTGCCCATGCCCACCGCCACCGCAATCAGGATCACAAAGGTCAGGTTGGCCCAGCGAAAGCGCCACAGCATGGCGCGGATCAGGCGAGTGGCCGCAAAGCCATACAGCAGTGCCGCTCCGATCAACAGGATCGGTAATAACCAAGCCCCCAGCAGCAGCATTTCCTGGGCCACGATGGGCAGCCCGTCCCACAAATCACGCATGGTCGGTGCTCCTTTTGTCTGCGTCAGTAAGGTCTGCCGGGCGACCATCGGCAATCGTCAGCACCTCATCCATACATGCCAGCAGGCGCTCGTCATGGCTGACCACGATCAGGGTCGTACCTTCATCACGAGCCAGCGCTACCAGGTCTTGACTCAGCGCATCGGCGGCACTGCGGTGCAGGCTGGCGGTGGGTTCATCGGCCAGCAGGATATCCGGGTTAGCCGCAAGGGCGCGGGCCACGGCAACCCGCTGGCGCTCGCCGCCAGAGAAGCTGGCCACCTTGCGCGTGCCATCCTGAATTCCCAGTCGCTGCAGATGCCCGGCTGCCCGTGCGCGGATACTGGCACGTTCACGGCGCGGACGAAACAAGGCCGAGAGCCCGGCGTTGGTCAAGGCATCCAGCTCCTCAAACAGCAGGAAATCCTGAAAGATCATGCCCACATGGCGCTCGCGAAAGGCGGCGCGACGCCCCTGAGAAAGTTCGACCAGGTTGGTATCCCCCCAACCAATGTGCCCTTCCAGGCGGTCAAGCAAGCCGGAAAGCGCATACAAGAGGGTCGACTTGCCCGCACCAGACGGCCCGCGAATGCCTAGCGAGCGGCCGGAGGCAAGTTTTAGGCGAGGAATTTCCAACAGCGGCTGGCCATTGTCGGCGCTCACCTTGAGGGCATGCACATCAAGCGCAAGTGTCATGGCAACGCCCCCCCCTCAGCTGTAGCTGGCATCGGCCAGGCGCACCATACTCAAAAATCCAGTGTCCGGATCACGGTAGGGACCAAGCTCCAGCACGCCACGGGCCTCCAGGCGGATATTGAACGGCACCACATCCACGGTGCGCTTGGTGTAAACGGCCAGGATGTCATCCGGCCAGTCGGCTTCGGTCTCGCAAAACGGGCAGACCGCCATCGGAATTCGGGTCAACACAAAAAACTCGCTCTCAGCCTTTAACGGTGGCGCCATGAAACCGTCCACGGTGATGCGCTTACCTTCAAGGCTTAAGGCGAGATCGGAAACGCCGCGATCGCGAGCGTAAAGATCACGCAACCTGATCACGTTGTCGGCTTGAGCCAGCCGAGACACCAGTGGCGTGCCCACAAGCAAACCCGCCGTGGCCAGGCCGGAGGCGAGAAAAGTGCGTCGGTTCATGAAAACTCTCCACAATGCGAAGCCGGGAAGGCCAAAGACCTCCCCGGATGTTGACGATGGTGCGTATTGATTACTCAGCGGTAGCGGCGTAGTGCATAGCGTGGAAGACCACGTTCTGCTCGATGCTGCCGTTGAGCAGGTGCGCCCAGGGGCCAATCGCGTAGACCGCCACGTCAGGGCCGGCGTGGGTTTCAGAGCTTCTGGGTACCAGCGCCTGCTGAATGTAGTCGATATCAGTGGCCTGCTCTTCGGTGACGTCAGGGCGGCCGCCGTAGTAGTTGCCGTCCTGCTGCTGAATCAGCACTGAGCCCGGGCCGTTCAGGTAACCGGCAACTGTGTAGGGCTTGCCATCAGATCCCAGCAGCGGCTCGCCTGTGTGCTCGACGCCGTTGCCGTCAATTTCCATGCACAGGCCAAGGATGTCAGAACCGCGTCCGCAATAGCCATTGAAAGCCAGGGCGTGTTCGTGGTCAGCGGTGACGATGACCATAGTCTCGGACAGGTCCACCATGCTGATGACGCGCTCAACGGCTTCAGCAAAGGCGACACCGTCGGTGACAACGCGTGCCAGGTTACCGGCGTGGTTGGCATGGTCAACACGCCCGGATTCTACCTGCAGGAAGAAACCATCTTCGTCGTTAGACAGTGAGGTGACGGCGGCTTCGGCCATATCAGCCAGTGACGGCTCGTCAAAGCGGTCAGCTGAGTACATCATGTGCGAGCTTTCAAACAGGCCCAGCAGCGGTGTGCCGTCGACTGGGGCATTGGCGAACGACTCGTCGTTGTGGGCGTGGTAGGCACCCAGCTCGGTAGCGCGTTCCACCAGATTGATGCCATCGGTACGACGGCCCGTGCCGCCAACCGGCAGCTCTTCACCGGCAGGTACAAAGTGACGGTAACCACCGCCCATGGCAACCGAGACCAAACCCGCTTCCATGGCGTCGATCAGCTGAGTGGCAATATCTTTCTGGGTGTCGCAGCCTTCAGGTAGCTGAGAGTCGTCTTCGAAATTACGGTCAACGGTCTTGGCATAAACCGAGGCAGGTGTTGCGTGGGTGACCCGCGCCGTGCTGACGAAGCCAGCCGACTTGCCCAAGCCGTGCATGATTTCAGTAATGCTGGTTAGCTCGTTGCCGGGCAGCGTGGAGCAATCGCCACGATCAACGTTTTCGTTGAC from Halomonas sp. CH40 includes these protein-coding regions:
- a CDS encoding DUF393 domain-containing protein, which gives rise to MADLPPLKVYYDAACPGCRRDRMRYERWAGETGRDVVWCDLNQHHEQLREKGIDPQAALMSLHVEDAQGEIHEGMTAYIILMLRVPRLKPLAWLIGLPGINRALRYLYDHWVKRRLKREGRWPEE
- a CDS encoding cation diffusion facilitator family transporter encodes the protein MEHHHHHHLNPESGDRRVSIAIWANGLLTLAQLVGGALSGSLALIADALHNFSDMAALVIAFAARKIARRPADAQMTFGYGRIEIVAALINYTTLILIGAFLIYEGVMRLIDPPEIQGWAIVIIGGVALFVDALTAWLTWSMQKGSVNIRALFVHNLSDAFASIAVIIGGSLILLYDLRWVDPAITIGIALYILYLALSEIGGPIRTLMLGSPPDIDGEAVIALMRRIDGVEDVHHVHLWQMQEHIAALDCHVVVSEANWQHLENIKADIKKQLKTHFGIGHSSLEFEHIDHAHQGASLYGHDHPS
- a CDS encoding methyl-accepting chemotaxis protein — protein: MLRFPRLKVRNRLFVGFGALLVMFSLLTAVGIDRVNTIDDRLYAINDINGQMMRHAINFRGSVHDRAIALRDITLVSDTSDVDSLVNLYEQLADNYRQAERSLEAMIENHADTVTEEESAMLADIARRAQAGREFARNIINDRRDGDFINARETVVGEGGDAFAEWLNSINTFIDYQEANTAADTAVARDVAEGFGRLMILLTLAAILLSIAIAWFIARKIVRDLGAEPREVRAFAQAVGRGDLTAKPTLAPGDNTSIMAALAGMVDHLRELVTQVQHSAETVAVNSRQMAEGNGHLASSMEQQASALAQTASAMEELHSTVEQNASNSMQANNEAESAASTAKHGGDSVFQMTEIMKDLSESSQEISGIISTIDAIAFQTNILALNASVEAARAGEHGRGFAVVAQEVRKLAQRSADAASEIKTRINANLERVKHGDSQAEDARQSTEEIVAAIERVTAIMNEISHASAEQSKGVGEVNEAVTDMDRVTQRNTLNIQESAESAGQLEEHARDLLHAIRAFKLPDSEKHSTALLPHQRN
- a CDS encoding TlpA disulfide reductase family protein; translation: MPFNTQHLTKATSFLLGMLMLVQWTTGPLAKAAESTASEGIPLHLLQGEMRALKLTEPPRLAPKQTPFKTADGRELTLESLDGHWRLVNLWATWCAPCREEMPALDRLANAYADRSFEVVTIASGQHDPGEIERFMDETGIRRLPSYRSPDSAIAQDLAVLGLPTTVLIDPNGREVARLTGSADWFSEEAQEVIDYLLTLDNG
- a CDS encoding copper chaperone PCu(A)C, producing the protein MIKPCVTTVSFKTLITSLLLVAGLMAVTAFAGGHEQGDTDHHDEQHADDHGHDDSHDDDAKHVSELANLRALHAWTNATRDRDAHIYVELENTGTDTIILTGAHAEIAQTAQLTGFRLVDGEPQHAPIEAMPLDPSSTLVLSPNGLSIQLEGLSKALEEGEHFDVHLDTDAGRLELDVEVESASARQHSHAGHAH
- a CDS encoding FtsX-like permease family protein, translated to MRDLWDGLPIVAQEMLLLGAWLLPILLIGAALLYGFAATRLIRAMLWRFRWANLTFVILIAVAVGMGSALIAQERGLRQGSAKAADKFDLLVTPPGSEMTMMLAAVYLQPSDVGLLDGPTYQQIARHERVEIAAPLAFGDSYQRSPIVGTTAEFTRHLTDDSVEGRLWETTYEAVVGAAAELAIGDTFQPSHGVGEEAGLEADSHDAHFEVVGRMPRTGSPWDRAILVPVEAVWEVHGLANGHAPERRDQLGPPFDADYFPGTPAIIVKAEELWANYALRSEFSRNENTMAFFPATVLTDLYRVMGDVRQAMSITTLVTQMLVAASVLLALLILSRLFARQMALLRALGAPNRFLMAVVWGYCAVLILGGTLLGLGVGQGAASVLSALITQRTDILVEARLGWQEIRLAAAFAGITLALAMLPALAVLRQPTVTHLRS
- a CDS encoding ATP-binding cassette domain-containing protein encodes the protein MTLALDVHALKVSADNGQPLLEIPRLKLASGRSLGIRGPSGAGKSTLLYALSGLLDRLEGHIGWGDTNLVELSQGRRAAFRERHVGMIFQDFLLFEELDALTNAGLSALFRPRRERASIRARAAGHLQRLGIQDGTRKVASFSGGERQRVAVARALAANPDILLADEPTASLHRSAADALSQDLVALARDEGTTLIVVSHDERLLACMDEVLTIADGRPADLTDADKRSTDHA
- a CDS encoding alkaline phosphatase, with protein sequence MLRCITPLALATAVLASPAVAQDVTQTDNDWFTAGQARIQAELAKQDNTNTAKNVILMIADGNGVGTNYATRLFMGQQEGGLGDDFVLPYEEFPNLALAKTYNVNAQTPDSAGTGTAMMSGVKTKAGIIGVNENVDRGDCSTLPGNELTSITEIMHGLGKSAGFVSTARVTHATPASVYAKTVDRNFEDDSQLPEGCDTQKDIATQLIDAMEAGLVSVAMGGGYRHFVPAGEELPVGGTGRRTDGINLVERATELGAYHAHNDESFANAPVDGTPLLGLFESSHMMYSADRFDEPSLADMAEAAVTSLSNDEDGFFLQVESGRVDHANHAGNLARVVTDGVAFAEAVERVISMVDLSETMVIVTADHEHALAFNGYCGRGSDILGLCMEIDGNGVEHTGEPLLGSDGKPYTVAGYLNGPGSVLIQQQDGNYYGGRPDVTEEQATDIDYIQQALVPRSSETHAGPDVAVYAIGPWAHLLNGSIEQNVVFHAMHYAATAE